TCCGTGGCCCACAACTACGCCGTGTGGGCCGAGGGCATCTTCGCCGGACGGCACGACGTGTACGTCGACGGCAAGCTCTACGACTGCCCGGCTCCGTGCCTGGGCATCTCGATCAGCTCCGGCAACACGGTGTGGCACGACCTCGAGCAGAAGTACCCCGCGACGATCACCCTGGCCATCGGCGGGTCCCTGATCGGGCTGGTGGTGGGCGTCCTGCTCGGGGCCTTCGCGGCATTGTGGCGCGGCTCGGCCACCGACCGGCTGCTCGTGGGTGGGTCGCTGGTGATCTCGGCGATCCCCTTCTACGTCATCGCCCTGCTGGCGTGGATCTACCTGACCCTCCAACTGAAGATCTTCCCGACCACCGGCTACTACCCGGTCACGCAGAACCCGGCGCGGACGGTCGCCTGGATGATGCTGCCCTGGCTGGTGATCGGCCTGACCAGCTGCACGCAGTACGCGCGCTTCACCCGGGCGCAGGTGGTCGAGACGCTGGCCGAGGACTACATCCGGACGGCCAGGTCCAAGGGACTACCGGGTCAGCGGGTGCTCTTCAAGCACGCCCTGCGGGCCGCGATCGTCCCGGTCACCACGATCTTCGGTCTCAACTTCGCGGCCCTGCTCGCCGGCACCATCTTCACCGAGCGGATCTTCGAGATCGACGGCATCGGCAAGTGGAGCCTGGATGCCCTCCAGACCCCGATCGACCTCCAGGTGGTCAGTGCCACCGTCCTGGTCTCCGCGATCCTGGTGGTGCTCGCCAACCTGCTCGTCGACATCTTCTACAGCTTCCTGGACCCGCGCACCAGCGTGTCCTGACCTGGCGTCCTGCGGTTGGGCGGCCCGGGTAGGGTTCCGCCGGACCCAGGACAGGAGATCGATGACCGGATTCATCGTGCGCCGGCTGCTCAGCTCGGCGGTGGTGGTCGTGCTGACCTCGATCTTCGTGTTCGTGCTCTTCTTCAAGGGGCTCGGCGACTCGCCGGCGCGCAACTACTGCGAGAAGCTCGGGCCGGGCAAGTGCACCGCCCAGAAGCTCGACTCCATCAAGCACCAGATGGGC
This genomic window from Nocardioides cynanchi contains:
- a CDS encoding ABC transporter permease, with the translated sequence MTGFILRRLVSSILVVILTSIFVFVLFFKGLGDSPARNYCEKLGPGKCTAQKLGSIEHQMGLDQSVAHNYAVWAEGIFAGRHDVYVDGKLYDCPAPCLGISISSGNTVWHDLEQKYPATITLAIGGSLIGLVVGVLLGAFAALWRGSATDRLLVGGSLVISAIPFYVIALLAWIYLTLQLKIFPTTGYYPVTQNPARTVAWMMLPWLVIGLTSCTQYARFTRAQVVETLAEDYIRTARSKGLPGQRVLFKHALRAAIVPVTTIFGLNFAALLAGTIFTERIFEIDGIGKWSLDALQTPIDLQVVSATVLVSAILVVLANLLVDIFYSFLDPRTSVS